The DNA window tgtgtgtgcttgttttatgTGTACTTTTATTCAGTATTGATATTTTTGCTTGTTATTTTTACTTAACACATTTATTGtactatgtacagcactttggtcagtgtgaactgttGCAAATGTACTTTCTAAATACATTTGACTTACGTACTTGCgtacgtgtgtacacacacacacacacaccacacacacacttgatttctttatttgaatccacCAATCAAATTTCTTATACAAAGGATTCAAATGTTCTCAGAGAAAATACAACTTTGACATTGAAGGGTGCATAAAGcatcgcctacgccacacagcaagactgccTATCACAGCTGATATGGAGCAGAAAGAATTTTGCCAGTTGTTTAGACTTTCCTTTTTATAAGCCTGCCGGTCTTAGTCCACTGACTGCCAGTTTGTGGACATGTCCCAGGCTGCCAAATATCAGTGCCACAAGCTTACATGAATACCCTAGGTCACTGATCGTTGTAAGTAGGGGTTGGTATTTAggtattttttttcccaaaaaggCTATGTCCATATACAGATCATAAACACAACCTATTTCAAGGACTAGCACCTCCTTTCTATCTGCATCCACGAGCACAACATCAAGGGTGTTAGCGATGTTACAAAAAAACTCATCATTAGTGTTTGTACATATAGGCATATTTTTTGGAAATATACATTGAACAGTACTGTCAGTGATATCAACAATATGGTCATGGCGTGTTGTGTAGAGTCCTTTGTACATACTGTCCTTAACAGTGAAACAGAGAATGTCCTCCCCTATTGCGACATTTCTGTACATGGAGTGAGAGGCAGAGTGGTCAGCAAAGTCGAAGCATGCCAACTTTCCCTGCATTCTTAGTCCAGTCCAGTGTTGTTTTGTGTCCATTTGTTTCATGCTCAGTAGGAATCTCCTTGTTGttgtgctctctgtctctctctctcacacacacacacacacacacacacacacacacagatacagtttTGAATGTTTAGTGTTCGGATTAgatcctctgtctgtctgtctgtctgtcaggtcCCATCCGTTGGACAATGCAGGGTTCTTCTCtcttggttcatttgcctggaTGACGCCCATGATATGGAGAATCTTCCAGAACCGACTGGACCCAAGCTCTCTGGTTCTCTCACCGCACGATGGAGCCAGCGCCAACGGGAACCGGTCCGTTCACTTGCACTCAagactagggctgtcaatcttccTCTTTATCCCTTATTAAAGGGATTTattaaagggattatccggagtaaaaggcactttagatcaatttacggatgattgggagtacatacgttgagttgacatcaaatcatgtcattcggatgtgttttgagattttaccgtttttagccaaaactcgttagcctggaaataaacggggcacgtcctttcgccgctacaaaacgctattttatacctcttctactgttccaaacaacattacacttacgtggcagtgagtagagggtccctaaagccaaactgaAGTTTccccaggtctttatgtggtcagatagagagtccagaatgaatttcatcgagtcagtacctttccggaaatgttgctgaaGTGTTGCTAAAATGTTTCTCAGCTGCAGcggcgacatttccggaaaggtactggcttGATTAAATTCATCCTGGACTctatccactctaattcatcccaaaggtgttctatttaGTTGAGGTCAGTGTCTCATtctgtgtatgtactgtgtgtgtgtgtgtgtgtctgtctgtctgtctgtctgtctgtctgtctgtctgtctgtctgtctgtctgtctgtctgtgtgtgtggtcaggatgGAGCAGTTGTGGCAGGAGGAGGTGTCTCGTGTGGGCCTGGAGAAGGCGTCTCTGGGGAGGGTGGTGATGCGCTTCCTGAAGACCCGCCTCTTCCTCATTGCCATCACCTGCATTCCCCTGGCAGTGTTCATGTTCATTGGACCGGTACGTCCCTACAGCCTCTTATGCCCcctacacacaaagacactcatTCTTACCCCTGAtaaccaacccacacacacacatactgtcccaTTCTTGctcttgatacacacacatactgccccATACTCTTgataacccacacacacacacacataccgtccCATACTCCTGTGCCACAGTTTCCAGACTGctttagcagcgtgaatgaaccCAGGCTAATCTGTCGGTTGAAATATGCCGTAATCCAGTCACTCAGTTCAGTTTACTTCAAAAAGCTTTACTGACATGCAGTGGAAGAAGTAATGAAACTCAGCACTTAAGTAACAGTACAAATATCCAGAGAAATATTTAGTGATATTCTCTAGTGAAAGTAGAAGTACCACACTGGCAAccctacttaaagggatagttcgggttttaagacacgaagttatatgggttccctgtcagcaatgttgtgcatcagcaatgacttaccccccgacagcgtcctgtgagccgagatccagccggtttttgatcactgcgcgctactgacagctggacaacgtttttgtggtgcaaatatatcactcttttcaacgcatatggttttgagaagaaaaacactttactttcgtgaccccagaaacttgccggactactttcttcagcatcaaaaacgatcaaaaaccggctggatctcggctcacaggacgctgtcggggggtaagtcagtgctgatgcacaacgttgctgacagggaacctatataacttcgtgtcttaaaacccgaactatccctttaaagcatAACTCACCAACTCTCGTCTAAATGCAAAATTACATTGGAAGCATCACTTCTAAGTCAGTGTTGTTGTCTCCGGGTCCAATGGTCTTTTGAACAGGAATCATAGGGGCTCTACTAGGATCACATCTAAAAAGCAGTTTACTAAAAGAAAGGTTCTGAACAGCTCACTTGTGACTGAGTGAGTCAAGATAGTAGGCCTAGTGCCCCTACGATTCTCGCCTGCTGATTGGTTCAAAGATATAGAACCCAATTTCACTGGTGAGATAAACGTGTGCCGGTCAGGTAGCCATTTTGACGGTGAAAAATCACCATAGAATTTAACGGAACGTATTGTAGAAATGAAGTTGAGTAGAAAGTATATAATAGGTAAATGCTACAAAATGAACTAAGTAAAAGTTAAAAGtatgcactgtttttttttatacttaagtaaagtacagacACCTGGAACTGTACTTAAAGTATAAGTCTggcgaaaattgaaaaaaaaaagtgtttttctgaaagaaaatacatcaactaagccgtggaagaagcatttttcgttgatcacgctgtacagagctagcacgggcaagagctacagcccaaaatcgcaaacagtgggttagcatagggCTTACAGCCATACGCTTTAAAAATTGCaattttaaaccactaacattgctcaaagcagcgccaaacctcgtcagcagcttactctaggtgtctacacataaaacgaagcaacAATCAATCTGTGaactttggaatagtttgtatacactTAGAATCAGTTTGAGACCTCAAccctatctgaagcacagaaatgtcacgcgagatctcTTTCAATTTTTGCTGGACTTACACTTTAAAGGGATtatccaccatttggggaattaaggGGAACTACAATCTGATtctggtgtaataatcaaggaacatTGCGAATGTACCATTggtgcagtgatatcacgcagcacctgaaaaaaGACGCCGGGTGGCCGGTTAcaacgttataaagttaacctaataaccagctgTTGTAAGCTACCATCAGCATTTTTGTATGtctctgttgtctaaatgataaTAGCATCTCATTTCAGAGTTcatttcagagtttgtcgtaACATTGTCGTAACATTGTCTTTTTGGTGGTTTTCTTGGTTTTTGGCAAAGAAATGCATTcctttacattcctgaacattctctaaccatcgtcatttcGAATGGTGCTGTTTTCGGCCCTAAAATTCATGTTTTCGTGACGTTACATAGAAatctatggtacgtttgcaattttccttgattattacgccagaatcAGAGTGTAGTTCTGTGTCAAATTAGCTTAGAAAGTCACCACATTTAATTTTCTGTTAGTCTTATTGCAACTTGAGAAGAGAccagttttaaatgggaaaattaccgaaaatcttagtcacttttaagcgtGATGCTAGCAAGCTAAACCGATTCAATGATTTATgataggctgaagctaaaagttgtatcaccaGACTCGCAGAACGACTGGATCAATGTGAAAAAGGTACATATCAATTGTTTCTCTTGAGGGGAGGTGAAAAATTTGCTTAATTCCCTAAATGGTGGAATTGCCCTTTAAGCACCATAACAAAGTAATTGTACTTGCAACATGATCACTCCCATTCACCTAAACAtacacctttctttctttcttcctctctctctctctctctctctctctctctctctctctctctctctctctctctctctctctctctatctctctccccccaggcCATGTTGGTGAAGGAGATTCTAAGTTATGTGGAGACACCAGGTCACTCCTCTCTGAGTTACGGTTTGGGAATGTGTTTTGCCCTCTTCGTCTCAGAGTTCAGCAGGACCTTCATAAACTCGTTGTTATGGGCCATCAGACTGCGCACGGCTACACACATCAAAGGAGCGCTCTCCACGCTCGTCTTCAGGAAGATCATCAACATGCGCATCATCaccagtgtgtctgtgggacaggttaggcatgcgcacacacacacacacacacacacacacacaccttttctagtcatttctttttttatgcagCCCCATCTGACCACATTGTTGTGGGGGTCTCTCTTTAATGGGCGATATGTTGCCATATTGTACTTAGTTGGGATTGTAGTTGTGTGTTAATCATGAGTGAGACACTGAGTGGTCAGCTGATTGGAGAAGTtcaatatctctctcacacacacacacacacacacagacacaggcacctGCTGAGCCATTGTGTGTTGTCCTGTAGGTCATTAACGTGTTGACGACAGATAGCCACCGGATGTTTGATGCGGTAGTGTGGGTCTCCTTTCTGTTCGGTGTACCAGTATCCCTTCTGCTCAGCATCTTCTACTGCTGTTATGTTCTTGGATACACCGCCCTCATCGGAATCTCCGTCTACCTGGTCTCTATGTCTGTACaggtacacactctctcactcactcactcactcactcactcactcactcactcactcactcactcactcactcactcactcacacacacacactcacacaccacagttgcgcgcgcacacacacacacacacacacacacacacacacacacacacacacacacacacacacacacacacacacacacacacacacacacacacacacacacacacacacacacacacacacacattacatgctCACAATTACCTCATTGGAATtggtaggtatgtgtgtgtgtgtgtgtgtgtgtgtgtgtgtgcccacgtgTGTCTCTGATTGTGTATTTGGAGTGGTGTCCTCTTGATGATTTGTTGGGCTGTAGTTCTGGTTTAACAGGGTGATACACATGTTCCGGAGTGAAGTTGCCGTGGTAACGGATAGCCGAGTGTGCATCATGAACGAGGTTCTCACCTACATCAAGCTCATCAAGATGTACGCCTGGGAGGAGTCCTTCCAGAAGAAGATTGCAGGTGCCAATAAGATCTATTTACTACGACCATATCACAGGGACCATATTGAAGAAATTTGTTTTGCTCATGGTATCTTGTAGGGGTGTAACAATCTCGATTTAATGTCAAATATTAATATCAAAATATCAAACTTCGAAATCAAAGATGTAAGTGAGGATCATGCATGTGTTAAAATATGCTGTCAACATCATCTCCTCTAACTTAAATTGCAGTCAGTTAAAATACACATCAACTGCACCTAAACTTCCTCCCGCTTCTCTGAAATTACCAGTGTGGAAATATTTAGTGGTCCATTCTTACATGTAAATGAAGGCAGCAGTCAGTTTGAGCAGCAACTTAACTTACAAAGCGTGATACAAGGCTAATCTGTTTAGGCAATAGAATGTAGACTGCTTGTTGAACTTAAGAACGAGATACTGTATAGATGTTACTAGGACCACCCAGTTttagtcacgtgtgtgtgtgtgtgtgtgtgtgtgtgtgtgtgtgtgtgtgtgtgtgtgtgtgtgtgtgtgtgtgtgtgtgtgtgtgtgtgtgtgtgtgtgtgtgtgtgtgtgtgtgtgtgtgtgtgtgtgtgtttgtgtgtgtgtgtgtgtgtgagtagacgTCCGTAAGGAAGAGAGAAGCCTTCTCCAGAAGGCCGGTTATGTGCAGagtgttaacaatgctaacacaGCCATTGTCCCCTCCCTGGCCACCATCCTCATGTTTGTCATTCATACACACCTCGGACTTCCTCTGGACTCCTCCACGGTCAGTACTTTTcataagatcatctctcaaATGAAAAACCATGCCactctctaggtatggtgaacgGTGTGCAATGAAATGGGGCTATTTTCATTCCAAAGGCTAAAGGAACTTAATCAGaatgcatagtatcctgaatccatgataTAACTGGCCTCTTTGCCTCTAATCTAACATAGGAGTGCCTAAACTTATGCACCCTGTATTTTAACAAACAACATTGATtttttacaatacattcttcatttaCCACGAAAggtgatgtccttaaaggttggattttcaCTCAGTTTTTAACTGAGGCATTctgatcaatttccaaaataaaaaatatgaggtttttttgtcaactttagcatgggtaccCAAACCTTAGCATACAACTGTATGttttactcctctcctcttctctattcttCTCCTCTGCAGGCCTTCACCATCATTTCTACCTTGAATTCAATGAATTTCTTTATGCGCTCTCTGCCGACGATTGTCAAACATTTTGCTGAAGCAATTGTGTCCCTCGCACGTTTCAAGGTAAAACAATTGACTTGGTCAAATTTACCCATCCAGGTGCAGGGCTGTTGTGGATgatgttattgctaaagttccTGAGTTTGCATTGGCCCCTAATGGCAAAATATGGTTTCCTGTCGAATGTGTCACCTTATTCACAAACTATAACTCCTCCCCTTTCCCATGATGCCCAACATGTTCATATCTACTGTGGAATTATGGAAAAGAAAATCCAGCTCAAAAATCAAGATTTTGGCAGTTATATTGCAACAATGTCTGACTTTGCACTGCCCCCAAATGGCCAAATACAGTTTCCCGATGTCACCTGATTCAAATACTACTAACTCCTCACCTCTCCAATGATGCAACATGTCCATATCTACTGTGGAATTTTGGAGATAATGAAACTCATCAGTACTTTGATAAACTATTGCAACGATCTCTGACTTTGCACTGCCCCTTAATGGCTCTTGGATATTGCCCTCCTGGTAAACCCCGTAGCCTCTACCTTTACCTTTAGATTTGAGGTGAATTTGAATGAACaccctagtctggttttcaccaaactaagctcaatcttttaagattgaacattagcctggggaggctgcactttgtttctactgcacaagaggcgtgatcaatgggcatcgttcaaatgactccgtacgcaatTGCCAGGAGCAGGGCTAGTTGGTTAATTAAACTTTTACCAAAGCCAGTCAGTAGAATCATAAACACGTCCTTCTtctgtatgaactgttccagggcaagtttttgttctgttttcaaagaaaacttgcctttaaaATCTTCCAAACAGAAACGACAGCGGCATCGATAGGTGGAGTGTGTACACAACTGctgagataaatgtgcaggtttccagtctgagctgcagggcctgaaatgctgaaatggtttacccagcctactgTTCAACCAATATATCACCCATTTAAAGCAAATGTtcaaatggagtgtgtgtgtgtgtgtgtgtgtgtgtgtgtgtgtgtgtgtgtgtgtgtgtgtgtgtgtgtgtgtgtgtgtgtgtgtgtgtgtgtgtgtgtgtgtgtgtgtgtgtgtgtgtgtgtgtgtgtgtgtgtgtgttcttcaggaGCTGCTGTTGCAGCGGAACCCCGAGTCCTATCTGACCCAGAGGAAGGGGCTGGGAGCGGCTCTGGTGATGGAGAACGCCTCCTTCTCCTGGACCTCACCTGACAGCTCACCTGAGaccacacacgaaaacacacacacctcagagaaCAAACCCACCCTCAGAAACATCAGCTTCACCCTgcccaaggtgtgtgtgcgtgtgtgtgttttttttttctcttgtaaatgtttattttggtgttctcaaaacacctgtaactacatgcatttattctgtgaatggGACTCGGTACAATACTGGTACTTTACACACTACTTGTCTGTATACTTTACTATCTCCACATAGATTTTTCATGGTCCTACTATCTAtcccacatagcatttcagctgcatgaaaatacaaacacaccttgttttatccttattattgtcatgaccatttgttttggagactttacATTTTCAGACAACATTAACACAGGATTATATTTCTAGAGAAAATACTCATTGATGACAGGTGTGTCCAAATAAAAGTCCcaatgaaatgtttttttcagaaactacaCAACCAATGAGAATATGGTGCAAACCTTTAATCATTAaatcttactgagaacatgATTGTCTTCCATTTTACaaagtttagtcaggctaggaatAATACATTTTAAGATATGAATGccttaacatggcctccaagataaggccATTAAGTGTAAAAATACAACGAAAACAATataattgaacaaaaatattttacaggtttTAGTTATGGCACCTTAACATTGTGTAGACAAAGGTTGGTGCTGCAACCATTTCCCTGGATTTTGTCGgaattcacatactgtagaatgactcatatagcatagcatagcacaaTGGTCCTGGTCATATGCTACCAGAGCAACCCAGGGTTAAGTGACTTGCTCAAAAGCACTTCAAAAGCTTAAAGACAACTGAGTCAAAGCTTAAAAACACCTTAAAAACAGCTTTTGGAATTCACAActgttcaggctactgcatgctagtccAGCTCCTTACCCACTAGGCTAATACGGCCCCAAACATCCCTGTTGCACACTCAGTGACCTCAGTAGCATTGGCTTGTGTGATAAAACTGCACATAGTGTAAATTATCTCCTGCTTTCTCCAGGGAAATCTGCTAGGAGTTTGTGGAAATGTGGGCTGCGGGAAAACATCTCTCATATCCAGCATCCTagaacaggtaaacacacatgcagtagaTCAAAAACATGTGCAATGCATACAATTAAATACAGCATACATACTTTTAATacagttctctgtgtgtgtgtgtgtgtgtgtgtgtgtgtgtgtgtgtgtgtgtgtgtgtgtgtgtgtgtgtgtgtgtgtgtgtgtgtgtgtgtgtccatagatGCACCTGCTGAAGGGTTCAGTGATGGCGGACGGGGCATTTGCCTACGTTTCCCAGCAGGCCTGGATCTTCCACGGATCTGTGAAGGACAACATCCTCATGGGAGAGCCTTTCAACCAGCAAaggtaacacagacacacacacacacacacacacacacacacatacacacacattgctagCTGGACAgtgaccactgtgtgtgtgtgtgtgtgtgtgtgtgtgtgtgtgtgtgtgtgtgtgtgtgtgtgtgtgtgtgtgtgtgtgtgtgtgttttccttcacAGGTATAGTGAAGTAATCAGGGCATGTTCCCTTGAGTCAGACTTGGCCATACTCCCCTACGGTGACGAGACTGAGGTGAGTgatctgcatttgtgtgtgtgtgtgtgtgttagggctttGCATTCTGCTATCACAATACATGGTTACAATTCAGTATATTGCAATATATTTCAAAACTGTATGAAAGGCAATATTTTGTGATTGTCTATAATAGTCTATAATATCAGTGTTTCGGAAATTAAAGAAGATACCATCATGTGCATAACATGTAAAAGTTTACTTTTGCAAACAATCCagtacactgtacagtacagttatgACTATGTGACAACAATatatgctatgtgtgtgtgtgtgtgtgtgtgtgtgtgtgtgtgtgtgtgtgtgtgtgtgtgtgtatgtgtgtgtgtgtgtatttatcccTGCTCAGATTGGTGAGCGTGGACTGAACCTGTCGGGCGGTCAGAAGCAGCGGATCAGTCTGGCCCGAGCGGTCTACTCAAACCGGGACATCTACCTGCTGGACGACCCGCTGTCTGCATTGGACGCTCATGTTGGCAAACACATCTTCAAGGAGTGTGTGAAAAAGGCCCTGAAGGGCAAATCGGTCATCCTGGTCACTCACCAGTTAAAGGTAACACAGGGTCTTGGAGTGAAGTAGTTTGGAGCAAAATGATCCGTGCCCCTGGCAAATATTGATTAATGTTGGTTTTCTCTTGACCAACAGCTGGaaatgacactgccacatgCAAAACATGGAATCAGGAAAAAAgtgttttcatctttttgaacATTTTTATGAAAATTTGTGTGAAAATTGGTCTGTAATTCAATAATTCATACCCTTTTTAAATAATCAATGGGAACATCTTAATTTGCCATTACAACTTCCAAAATATTTATTATAATCTACCAAGCCTCTCCAGGTCTCCACACTTTTTTCGGCACTTTTTTTTTCGGCAATCTGGGTTTTGTGGCAGGAATGATTCTTTGCCAATTCTCTGACCTCACTTTTTTATGGATTGAGGTCTCAACTCTTGGCTATAAAATGTCGATTAATGAATATACATTCCATCCCTGCTATTCCTGGATCAGCCTCAATCAAGTAACCTTCAGCCATGTTCAAGGTCAATGGTTGTCAAAGTGATGGTTCTTTAAAGTTTCACCCATACAACAAGCtaattgtgtctatttggtcctacccacattaacATTTAACTTCACTCAGGTCATGAAGAACCATTTCTACTACTGCTTAGCTTGGCTTATTTTTTAGCCAGCTGGCTGAAGAATGTGTTATGTTTGAGTCAGTCCATGTTGTAAAGTGATGCAAAATCCAAAACTGACAAAAGACCAAGTTGCACATCTGCCCAAAAAACATGGAATAGTGGATCTGGGCACGTCCGAGAATACAAATGGTTGACGGATACGGTTATGagggggtcctcggaaaatgttGTTCCCCAGAGTACCCTTTGAGaacattgagaacccctgtTCTAGGTGAACTAATGACATGGTCTCAactagcctgggtgaacccagacatttttttttttatctgaattCGGTTTCCAAATCACCAAAAATACAGGaatgtttattttctttggAGTTGAAGTgaaaactgcatttaaaacctttgtttacaagagaGATATGTTTGTTGCACTTCTTGAAATGATTTGGTAAAAgttaatgcaccaatttaatGCACCTGAAGTTGGACAACAATGGGTTCCTTTCCAGAAGGGCCCGCAGTGCAAATTCAGATTTGAGAACAGGTCtgcagggttcacccaggctaggTCTCAAAATGAGGAACAACAGAATGTTccatgtcctctcctctcctctttacctctcacttcctctcctcctctcctcttttctcctcctcccctctccccccccctggTGTAGTACCTGGAGTTCTGTGATGATGTGCTGCTTCTTGAGGATGGTGAGATTAAGGAGGCGGGGACACACACGTCTCTGATGAAGGCTCAGGGCCGCTACGCTCAGCTCATCAACAATTTCCAGCTGGAGCAGACGAACGTAcgtcaaaaacacacaacacactcaccctcgCTCTGGATAGAACATCGCTATGGATAAAGCCACTCTAAAAATGTGTAGTCCAGATGAAACGAGTcgtttgggtggggggggggggggggggggggtgactgtgATTGGATATCAGCTTAAAGTTCTACCCAAGTTCTAAATTCTGTTGTCCATTGCTGGAACGCTGGCTACTCGGAAGACGTCTTCTGGAATTCGGCGACCACGTCTTCTGGACATATTTTGGACCAGTTTTTGCTCAGTGGGATAGCTAGATACATTATAgatcctcaaggggaaattcaagacgtTTGTCGAcgaatgacaaacaaacaaataaaatctcATGTAATGTGCATTATGGAACATGACCCGCACAGTGCTTCTTCTGATCAGATTTGGATGTCT is part of the Sardina pilchardus chromosome 22, fSarPil1.1, whole genome shotgun sequence genome and encodes:
- the LOC134070528 gene encoding ATP-binding cassette sub-family C member 12-like, producing MIPFCFSSGSHPLDNAGFFSLGSFAWMTPMIWRIFQNRLDPSSLVLSPHDGASANGNRMEQLWQEEVSRVGLEKASLGRVVMRFLKTRLFLIAITCIPLAVFMFIGPAMLVKEILSYVETPGHSSLSYGLGMCFALFVSEFSRTFINSLLWAIRLRTATHIKGALSTLVFRKIINMRIITSVSVGQVINVLTTDSHRMFDAVVWVSFLFGVPVSLLLSIFYCCYVLGYTALIGISVYLVSMSVQFWFNRVIHMFRSEVAVVTDSRVCIMNEVLTYIKLIKMYAWEESFQKKIADVRKEERSLLQKAGYVQSVNNANTAIVPSLATILMFVIHTHLGLPLDSSTAFTIISTLNSMNFFMRSLPTIVKHFAEAIVSLARFKELLLQRNPESYLTQRKGLGAALVMENASFSWTSPDSSPETTHENTHTSENKPTLRNISFTLPKGNLLGVCGNVGCGKTSLISSILEQMHLLKGSVMADGAFAYVSQQAWIFHGSVKDNILMGEPFNQQRYSEVIRACSLESDLAILPYGDETEIGERGLNLSGGQKQRISLARAVYSNRDIYLLDDPLSALDAHVGKHIFKECVKKALKGKSVILVTHQLKYLEFCDDVLLLEDGEIKEAGTHTSLMKAQGRYAQLINNFQLEQTNVRQKHTTHSPSLWIEHPQNTSSGVTNPAFDMSDEVNEGEDAGHTPDKTDLEHQLVKQEVTQEGSVTWRTYHQYCKAAGGYILLSLIMLIYVLLVGMTAFSNWWLSYWMDQGSGNWTNSTLQGASAGDVSLNPDLHFYQMVYGLTAVAMVIFSLIKGYCFTKVTLGASSKLHDTMFHKILFSPMSFFDTTPTGRMVNRFSKDQDELDTALPFHMDYLLQFGLMFTFIIVIVSSVFPLMLIAMVVFGLVCVLLSYVSHRTIRKMKRMENVSRSPWISLTTSVIQGLSTVHAYNKRQQYIEQFHHVMDTNSNHLLLFYCGIRWLIFWLNTISSSAILLVALFVVLSPDTISPSMKGFVLSYTIELTTLLQYLFRISSELEARFTSVERLMEYITGCVSEAPRRVQGVHIPEGWPHQGSITFKDYNMRYRDNTPIVLNSLCFTIKPKEKLGIVGRTGSGKSSLGVALFRLSEPAGGTVLIDEVDTSSIGLQDLRSQLSIIPQDPVLFIGTVRYNLDPFDKHSDGEIWQALEKCYMKHTISQLPEHLEALVVETGQNFSVGERQLLCMARALLRNSRIILLDEATASIDSETDSLVQQTIREAFRDCSVLTIAHRINTVLQSDRILVMDNGRVAELDPPEVLMQRPDSLFSSLLAAANQVNT